Proteins encoded within one genomic window of bacterium:
- a CDS encoding DUF3368 domain-containing protein: MIIIDNTVLSNFAVIDSLYLLQKACQPDEIGTTSYVIDEFNRGIKVGKLPMSDISGLSLCHFETSEEEKVFSRISLYLGKGEASCLSIAIIRGYNLLTDDLDAREWGLREGVSISGSVGVLVDLIRGDSLSLRKGNELLSKLIKNGYYSPVIRLDELVKQD, translated from the coding sequence ATGATTATTATTGATAACACCGTGCTTTCTAACTTTGCGGTGATAGATTCTCTTTATTTGTTGCAAAAGGCATGTCAGCCTGATGAAATTGGGACAACCTCATATGTAATTGATGAATTCAATCGAGGGATTAAAGTAGGAAAGTTACCCATGAGTGATATTAGCGGGCTCTCTCTTTGCCATTTTGAAACATCAGAAGAAGAAAAAGTTTTTAGTCGAATTAGCCTTTATCTGGGTAAAGGGGAAGCTTCTTGCTTGAGTATTGCTATTATAAGAGGTTATAACTTGCTAACCGATGATTTGGATGCAAGAGAATGGGGATTAAGAGAAGGAGTTTCTATATCTGGAAGTGTCGGTGTGCTGGTAGATTTAATCCGTGGTGATTCTCTCTCTTTAAGAAAAGGTAATGAGCTTCTTTCGAAGTTAATTAAAAATGGATATTACTCACCCGTGATTAGACTTGATGAGTTGGTTAAACAGGATTAA
- a CDS encoding UPF0175 family protein: MWQLEQLTKLSEKEPETIESALEEMLEIHRDLFYRVIVGAYLDRQINLSKAAELLEIHPLEIRERFQKQGIPIRIGLSSKDEAVAEVKAFRAWKE, encoded by the coding sequence ATGTGGCAATTAGAACAGTTAACTAAACTATCCGAAAAGGAGCCTGAAACTATAGAGAGTGCTTTAGAGGAGATGTTAGAAATTCATAGAGATTTGTTTTATAGAGTTATAGTTGGGGCATATTTAGATAGGCAAATTAACCTCAGCAAAGCCGCAGAGCTTCTTGAGATTCATCCGTTAGAGATTAGAGAACGATTTCAAAAGCAAGGCATCCCTATCAGAATTGGCTTATCAAGTAAAGACGAAGCTGTGGCTGAAGTAAAAGCATTTAGAGCATGGAAGGAGTAG